One Alphaproteobacteria bacterium HT1-32 genomic region harbors:
- a CDS encoding radical SAM protein produces the protein MTGMIDHTKLILDGTKIAWHEDRVAAWKRGERIAPVTIDMAMTRACNYGCHFCYAMLQENDRKVIDQKVMFEFLEDCAEIGVKGISLVSDGESTISPAFVDSVVKGGELGLSMACGTNGFVLNRRKLEQILPHMTYIRINISAGERERYAEIMGVKEAWFDRVCQNIRDMVDIKKKNNLDVTIGLQMVLMPEYADQVIPLAKLGKELRPDYLVIKHCSDNEDGDLGVDYAKYVELYDLLHEAETYSDDEYQVTVKWSKIEDGANRNYQRCYGAPFMIQISGSGLVAPCGMLFNERYKRYHIGNICQTRFRDIWASDAYWEVMNHLASPDFNAQTMCGTLCLQHKVNEALDAHLKGRLDLGTPDGKPPQHLSFI, from the coding sequence ATGACCGGCATGATTGACCATACCAAACTCATTCTCGATGGCACGAAGATCGCCTGGCATGAAGACCGTGTTGCTGCCTGGAAACGGGGAGAACGGATTGCGCCGGTAACCATCGACATGGCCATGACCCGCGCCTGCAATTACGGCTGCCATTTCTGCTATGCCATGCTGCAGGAAAACGACAGGAAGGTCATCGACCAGAAAGTGATGTTCGAGTTTCTCGAAGATTGTGCCGAAATCGGGGTCAAGGGCATCAGCCTTGTTTCCGATGGCGAAAGCACGATTTCTCCGGCCTTTGTCGACAGTGTCGTCAAGGGTGGCGAACTGGGCCTTTCCATGGCCTGCGGCACCAACGGATTTGTCCTGAACCGCCGCAAACTGGAACAGATCCTGCCGCATATGACCTATATCCGGATCAATATTTCCGCCGGTGAGCGGGAACGTTATGCCGAAATCATGGGTGTCAAAGAAGCCTGGTTCGACCGGGTCTGCCAGAACATCCGCGACATGGTCGACATCAAGAAAAAGAACAATCTGGATGTCACCATCGGTCTCCAAATGGTCCTGATGCCGGAATATGCCGATCAGGTCATTCCGCTGGCGAAGCTGGGCAAGGAACTGCGCCCGGACTATCTGGTCATCAAACATTGCAGCGACAATGAAGACGGCGACCTTGGCGTTGATTATGCCAAGTATGTCGAGCTGTATGATCTGCTGCATGAGGCCGAGACCTATTCCGACGACGAATATCAGGTCACCGTGAAATGGTCGAAGATCGAAGACGGCGCCAACCGCAACTATCAGCGCTGCTATGGCGCGCCCTTCATGATCCAGATTTCCGGCTCCGGGCTGGTTGCCCCCTGTGGCATGCTGTTCAACGAACGCTACAAACGCTATCACATCGGCAATATCTGCCAGACCCGGTTCCGCGATATCTGGGCTTCAGATGCATACTGGGAGGTCATGAACCATCTGGCCTCACCGGATTTCAACGCCCAGACCATGTGCGGAACGCTTTGCCTGCAGCATAAGGTCAATGAGGCACTGGATGCACATCTGAAGGGACGCCTTGATCTCGGCACACCAGACGGTAAGCCGCCGCAACATCTGAGCTTCATCTGA
- a CDS encoding NUDIX domain-containing protein, translating into MTFAADTERYEGGYLTTARPARQDAAAILYTPDGRYLMQLRDDKAGLRAPGHWGLFGGGVEPGESPRTAVIRELQEELEFMPDRVVWFAETIVTVPQFNVEPTHKIFFSIPVTESDIASMTQHEGSDMALMPVADILARPKVVPWDIDPVIMHARLPEVVPEAAERFATSRLS; encoded by the coding sequence ATGACGTTTGCGGCCGATACGGAACGATATGAAGGCGGATACCTGACCACGGCACGGCCAGCCCGTCAGGATGCAGCGGCGATCCTCTATACCCCGGATGGTCGCTACCTGATGCAGTTGCGTGACGACAAGGCAGGGTTACGTGCGCCCGGGCACTGGGGCCTGTTCGGCGGCGGGGTAGAGCCGGGGGAATCTCCCCGGACCGCCGTCATCCGGGAGCTTCAGGAGGAGCTGGAATTCATGCCAGACCGGGTTGTCTGGTTTGCCGAAACAATCGTGACGGTACCGCAGTTCAATGTGGAGCCAACCCACAAGATTTTCTTCTCGATACCCGTCACCGAATCCGACATTGCCAGCATGACCCAGCATGAAGGCTCTGACATGGCGCTGATGCCGGTTGCTGACATTCTTGCCCGGCCAAAGGTCGTACCCTGGGATATTGATCCGGTGATCATGCATGCCCGGCTGCCGGAGGTTGTACCGGAAGCCGCAGAACGCTTTGCCACGAGCCGTCTGTCATGA